From the genome of Bacillota bacterium LX-D:
CATAATAAAGCTGAAGATGAGTTTTATAACGAAGAATTGAAATTAATGGACCAAGGCCAAATCAAATTAAGATCAGGCATATTTAATTTTGCTAGCGCAACGCCTACCCCAGAATTATTTCCTGTTGATGATTTTAAAAATGTACTTAATGAAGTTCTAGATCGGGATAAGGGATATGCTTTTGGATATCAAGAAAGTCAAGGCTATTATCCATTAAGAGAGTCTATTGCAAATTATATTAATGATTTTGATTACAGTGTTTTGCCGGAAGATATTCAAATTATCTCTGGAGCCCAGCAGGGCATTGACATATTAGCAAAAGCATTATTAGAATTTGGAGATTATTTAATTGTTGAAAGCCCTACCTATACAGGAGCCATTGCTGCTTTCCGGTCCCGCGGGGCACAAATAATAGAAGTGCCAATGGAGCCTGACGGGATTAACTTAAATATTTTAGAGGATAAGCTGAAAAAATTTCATCCTAAATTTATTTATGTTATGCCCAATTTTCATAATCCTACAGGATATACTTATTCCTCCGCTAAACGTAGGATGTTATTAGAATTAGCAACTCGGTATAACACATTGGTTATTGAAGATGATTACTTGAGTGAACTTGATTATGCAGCAAGAAAACTAACCCCTTTAAAAGCTTTAGATAAACAAAACAATGTAATTTATCTCAAAAGCTTTTCTAAAATATTTATGCCTGGCCTTCGCTTGGCATTTTTGTCCGTTCCTAAAGAAATTTATAGTGGTGTTTTGGCTGCAAAACATACTTCTGATATTTCAACTTCCGGTTTAATCCAAAGAGCTTTTGATTTATATCTGCGCAAAGGTTTTTGGCAAAAACATATTGCTTTAATGCGAGAAATATATTACCAACGGTATAGAATAATGCTCCAAGCTTTAAAGCAATATTTGCCAAAGGAAATTGATTTTTTTCAACCTAAGGGGGGTTTGACTTTTTGGCTAGGATTGCC
Proteins encoded in this window:
- a CDS encoding PLP-dependent aminotransferase family protein; amino-acid sequence: MFNVESIQLDKDSSQALYIQLYVALKTLIERDNIKVNAKLPPIRKLAEELGVNSVTVVNAYKLLEQHGLVYSKVGSGTYVAPLKGVSAKDHNKAEDEFYNEELKLMDQGQIKLRSGIFNFASATPTPELFPVDDFKNVLNEVLDRDKGYAFGYQESQGYYPLRESIANYINDFDYSVLPEDIQIISGAQQGIDILAKALLEFGDYLIVESPTYTGAIAAFRSRGAQIIEVPMEPDGINLNILEDKLKKFHPKFIYVMPNFHNPTGYTYSSAKRRMLLELATRYNTLVIEDDYLSELDYAARKLTPLKALDKQNNVIYLKSFSKIFMPGLRLAFLSVPKEIYSGVLAAKHTSDISTSGLIQRAFDLYLRKGFWQKHIALMREIYYQRYRIMLQALKQYLPKEIDFFQPKGGLTFWLGLPEGYYTQELYLNCEERDVLFIPGSIFFPQPRLSRFFRLSFASVYPGDIAEGIRILSKVAHQMLHSKNFEHRGYTPLL